One window from the genome of Breoghania sp. L-A4 encodes:
- the lepB gene encoding signal peptidase I, protein MSVSSEKTDNNGGLGETVKVVAQALVLALVLRTFLFQPFNIPSGSMMDNLLIGDYLFVSKYSYGYSRYSFPYGLAPFSDRIMASEPERGDIAVFKLPRDNSTDYIKRVIGLPGDEIQMIDGVLHINGVAAKHERIDDFIETDRYGNVRRAPRYRETLPNGVSYTTLDTSPNGTWDNTRVYKVPQGHYFMMGDNRDNSSDSRVLSGGVGYVPFENFVGRAEILFFSLKDGEAAWKVWNWPWSVRWDRLFKTL, encoded by the coding sequence ATGAGCGTTTCAAGCGAGAAGACGGACAACAATGGCGGCCTCGGCGAGACCGTGAAGGTTGTCGCGCAGGCACTGGTGCTGGCGCTGGTTTTGCGGACCTTTCTGTTTCAGCCGTTCAACATCCCCTCAGGGTCGATGATGGACAACCTGCTGATCGGCGATTACCTGTTCGTGTCCAAATACAGCTATGGCTACAGCCGCTACTCGTTCCCCTATGGCCTGGCGCCGTTCTCCGACCGCATCATGGCCAGTGAGCCCGAGCGCGGCGACATCGCCGTGTTCAAGCTGCCGCGCGACAATTCCACCGATTACATCAAGCGGGTGATCGGCCTGCCGGGCGACGAGATCCAGATGATCGACGGCGTGCTCCACATCAACGGCGTGGCCGCCAAGCACGAGCGCATCGACGACTTCATCGAGACCGACCGCTACGGCAACGTCCGCCGCGCGCCGCGCTACCGCGAAACGCTGCCCAATGGCGTCAGCTACACCACGCTGGACACCTCGCCAAACGGCACCTGGGACAACACCCGCGTCTACAAGGTGCCGCAGGGCCACTATTTCATGATGGGCGACAACCGCGACAATTCCTCCGACAGCCGGGTTCTCAGCGGCGGCGTCGGCTATGTGCCGTTCGAGAATTTCGTCGGCCGCGCGGAAATCCTGTTCTTCTCGCTGAAAGACGGCGAGGCCGCCTGGAAGGTCTGGAACTGGCCGTGGTCGGTGCGCTGGGACCGGCTGTTCAAGACGCTTTGA
- the acpS gene encoding holo-ACP synthase: MIIGIGSDLIDIRRIEKTLERFGERFIRRVFTEVEIARSERRKERAASYAKRFASKEACSKALGTGIRGIRWQEMGVVNLKSGQPTIALNGKAMARLNSMLPPGFSARIDLTITDDYPLAQAFVVISAWPVDWPHPLAPPPKSV; encoded by the coding sequence ATGATCATCGGAATCGGCAGCGATCTGATCGACATCCGCCGCATCGAAAAGACGCTGGAACGCTTCGGCGAGCGGTTCATCCGGAGGGTGTTCACCGAGGTCGAAATCGCCCGGTCCGAACGCCGCAAGGAACGCGCCGCCTCCTACGCCAAGCGCTTCGCCTCCAAGGAAGCCTGCTCAAAGGCGCTGGGCACCGGCATACGCGGTATCCGCTGGCAGGAAATGGGCGTCGTCAACCTCAAGAGCGGTCAGCCGACGATCGCGCTCAACGGCAAGGCGATGGCGCGGCTCAACTCCATGCTGCCGCCGGGATTTTCCGCCCGTATCGATCTGACGATCACCGACGACTATCCGCTGGCACAGGCATTCGTGGTGATTTCCGCGTGGCCGGTCGATTGGCCGCACCCCCTCGCGCCCCCGCCGAAATCCGTTTGA
- a CDS encoding pyridoxine 5'-phosphate synthase, with protein sequence MSLRLGINIDHVATLRNARGGALPDPLRAALLAQEAGADGITAHLREDRRHIRDDDIARLMETIDIPLNFEMAATDEMRAIALEHRPHAACIVPEKREERTTEGGLDAVGGHNALRPLVGALEDAGIRVSLFIEPDKRQLDAALALGAPVVELHTGAYCDAAMAFDETARRAHLARIEEAASHGAAIGLEVHAGHGLSFDTVADIARLPQIMELNIGHFLIGEAVFTGLGAAIAEMRRRMVAARGESAAA encoded by the coding sequence ATGAGCCTGCGCCTGGGCATCAACATCGATCATGTCGCGACGCTGCGCAACGCGCGCGGAGGCGCCCTGCCCGATCCGCTGCGCGCCGCCCTTCTGGCGCAGGAAGCCGGCGCCGACGGCATCACCGCGCACCTGCGCGAGGACCGGCGGCACATCCGCGACGACGACATCGCGCGGTTGATGGAGACGATCGACATCCCGCTCAACTTCGAAATGGCGGCGACCGACGAGATGCGCGCAATCGCCCTCGAGCACCGTCCGCATGCCGCCTGTATTGTTCCGGAAAAGCGCGAGGAGCGCACCACAGAAGGCGGGCTGGACGCCGTCGGCGGCCACAATGCGCTCAGGCCGCTTGTCGGCGCATTGGAAGACGCGGGCATCCGCGTCTCGCTGTTCATCGAGCCCGACAAGCGGCAACTGGACGCAGCGCTTGCGCTCGGCGCGCCGGTGGTGGAACTGCACACCGGTGCCTATTGCGATGCGGCCATGGCCTTTGACGAGACCGCGCGCCGCGCGCATCTGGCGCGCATCGAGGAGGCGGCCTCGCACGGCGCGGCGATCGGCCTGGAGGTGCACGCAGGACACGGACTGAGCTTCGACACCGTGGCGGACATCGCCCGCCTGCCGCAAATCATGGAACTCAACATCGGCCATTTCCTCATCGGCGAGGCCGTGTTCACCGGGCTGGGCGCGGCCATCGCCGAGATGCGCCGGCGGATGGTTGCGGCGCGCGGCGAGAGCGCCGCCGCATGA
- a CDS encoding DUF2062 domain-containing protein, whose translation MLFQRRHPPHWFEVLRVALWPRRSWVRSGKYFAKRVLRLTASPHAIAAGIAAGALASFTPFIGFHFIIAFVIAYIIGGNMLAAALGTSVGNPLTFPFIWASTYRLGTWILSGTLPAHQSNMITESLFEHSIDTIMPILKPMLLGSAILGIIAGAVLYAIVYGTVRTYQATRRARLAARRNARSLALGEKPPAASEHASAALAAAVPETVVGKPAGLSPSGKLLEEEMQ comes from the coding sequence ATGCTCTTCCAACGCCGGCACCCTCCGCACTGGTTCGAAGTCTTGCGCGTCGCCCTGTGGCCGCGCCGCAGCTGGGTCCGTTCGGGCAAGTATTTCGCCAAACGCGTGCTGCGCCTGACCGCAAGTCCGCATGCGATCGCGGCGGGAATCGCCGCCGGCGCCCTGGCCTCGTTCACCCCCTTCATCGGCTTTCATTTCATCATCGCCTTCGTCATCGCCTATATCATCGGCGGCAACATGCTGGCGGCTGCGCTGGGCACATCGGTCGGCAATCCGCTGACCTTTCCCTTCATCTGGGCGTCGACCTACCGGCTCGGCACCTGGATCCTGAGCGGCACCCTGCCCGCCCATCAAAGCAACATGATCACCGAGAGCCTGTTCGAGCACTCGATCGACACAATCATGCCGATCCTCAAGCCGATGCTGCTCGGTTCGGCGATCCTCGGGATCATCGCCGGCGCGGTGCTTTACGCGATCGTCTACGGCACGGTGCGCACCTATCAGGCCACCCGCCGGGCGCGTCTGGCGGCACGGCGCAACGCGCGCAGTCTGGCGCTTGGCGAAAAGCCCCCCGCGGCATCCGAGCACGCGTCCGCGGCCCTTGCCGCCGCAGTGCCGGAAACCGTGGTGGGAAAGCCCGCCGGCCTGTCGCCCAGCGGCAAGCTGCTCGAGGAAGAAATGCAATGA
- the rpoZ gene encoding DNA-directed RNA polymerase subunit omega, giving the protein MARVTVEDCIDKVDNRFELVLLASHRARMISSGSQVTIDRDNDKNPVVALREIADETISPEDLKEDLIHSMQKYVEVDEPEPEAVPMVPSPGSMKADEQDGGMEFDRMSEEDLLKGLEGLVPPDRSDDY; this is encoded by the coding sequence ATGGCGCGCGTGACCGTCGAAGATTGCATCGACAAAGTCGACAATCGTTTTGAACTGGTCCTTCTCGCGAGCCACCGGGCCCGCATGATCTCCAGCGGATCGCAGGTCACGATCGATCGCGACAACGACAAGAACCCGGTTGTGGCGCTTCGCGAGATCGCTGATGAGACCATCAGCCCGGAGGATCTCAAGGAAGACCTGATCCACTCGATGCAGAAATACGTCGAGGTGGACGAGCCGGAGCCCGAGGCCGTGCCGATGGTGCCCTCGCCCGGCTCCATGAAAGCGGACGAGCAGGACGGCGGCATGGAATTCGACCGCATGTCGGAAGAAGACCTGCTCAAGGGTCTGGAAGGCCTCGTGCCGCCGGATCGCTCGGACGACTATTGA
- a CDS encoding NYN domain-containing protein: MFDPREKVALFIDGANLYATAKALGFDLDYKRLLKEFQGKGYLLRAYYYTALIEDQEYSSIRPLIDWLDYNGYKVVTKPVKEFFDSSGRRKVKGNMDIELAVDAMEMAAHVEHIVLFSGDGDFRSLVEALQRRGRKVSVVSTLQTTPPMIADDLRRQADHFIDLNTLASIVGRDPAERTPRVAERSGNVREEEFEDDL, from the coding sequence ATGTTCGATCCGCGTGAAAAAGTAGCGCTTTTCATTGATGGTGCAAATCTTTACGCTACTGCAAAGGCGTTGGGTTTTGACCTCGATTACAAGCGACTGCTCAAAGAGTTTCAAGGCAAAGGTTATTTGCTTCGTGCATATTACTACACTGCTTTGATTGAAGATCAGGAATACTCTTCCATTCGCCCGCTTATCGATTGGCTCGATTACAACGGCTACAAGGTCGTGACCAAGCCGGTCAAGGAGTTTTTCGACAGCTCGGGCCGCCGCAAGGTCAAGGGCAACATGGATATCGAGCTCGCTGTCGACGCCATGGAGATGGCGGCGCATGTGGAGCATATCGTGCTGTTTTCCGGCGATGGTGACTTCCGCTCGCTGGTCGAGGCGCTGCAGCGCCGCGGTCGCAAGGTCTCCGTGGTCTCCACCCTGCAGACCACGCCGCCGATGATCGCCGACGACCTGCGCCGCCAGGCCGACCACTTCATCGATCTGAACACGCTGGCCTCCATCGTCGGCCGCGACCCGGCTGAGCGCACGCCGCGCGTGGCCGAGCGCAGCGGCAATGTCCGCGAGGAGGAATTCGAGGACGATCTCTAG
- a CDS encoding uracil-DNA glycosylase, producing the protein MPQTDPGRDCPLCPRLVAFREELRAAEPAWFNAPVRTFGSLEAKLLIIGLAPGVRGANRTGRPFTGDYAGDLLYQTLDRFGLSRGHFQARPDDGLELVDVAITNAVRCVPPQNKPVGAEIKACRPFLVNTINAMQNLRAILVLGRIAHDTLLSTLQRRRASYPFTHGGEHDLDGVRLFDSYHCSRYNTNTGVLTEAMFEAVFARIKQHLG; encoded by the coding sequence ATGCCACAGACCGATCCCGGCCGCGACTGCCCGCTGTGCCCGCGCCTTGTCGCCTTTCGCGAGGAGCTGCGTGCGGCCGAGCCGGCGTGGTTCAACGCGCCCGTGCGGACCTTCGGGTCGCTGGAGGCAAAGCTGCTGATCATTGGTCTTGCGCCCGGCGTGCGCGGCGCCAACCGCACCGGCCGCCCCTTCACCGGCGATTATGCGGGCGACCTCTTGTACCAGACGTTGGACCGTTTCGGCCTGTCGCGCGGACACTTCCAGGCGCGGCCCGATGACGGGCTCGAGCTGGTCGATGTGGCGATCACCAACGCGGTGCGCTGCGTGCCGCCGCAAAACAAGCCGGTGGGCGCCGAAATCAAGGCTTGCCGTCCGTTTCTTGTCAACACCATCAACGCCATGCAGAACCTGCGCGCCATCCTGGTGCTGGGCCGCATCGCGCACGACACGCTGCTGTCGACTCTGCAGCGGCGGCGCGCGTCCTATCCGTTCACCCATGGCGGCGAGCATGATCTGGACGGCGTCCGGCTGTTCGACAGCTATCATTGCTCCCGCTACAACACCAACACCGGCGTGCTGACGGAAGCGATGTTCGAGGCGGTCTTTGCGCGGATCAAACAGCATCTGGGCTGA
- a CDS encoding arginyltransferase, with protein sequence MTRAVTDNPQFYLTAPAPCPYLEGKHERKVFTHLVGEHAPALNDVLTHGGFRRSQNIAYRPACEDCHACTSVRILVDQFKWTKSFRRALKLGRSLVGEQLPAAPSGEQYDLFRLYLDARHAAGGMADMGLLDYALMIEDTHVNTIVVEYRERLEGSGLDRARSGKLVAAALTDVLSDGLSMVYSFFDPDFTKMSIGTFLILDHIERARRMGLPYVYLGYWVSGSRKMDYKTRFQPQEYLGSQGWTRFD encoded by the coding sequence ATGACACGCGCCGTAACCGACAACCCTCAATTCTACCTGACCGCCCCCGCACCCTGCCCCTATCTGGAAGGCAAGCATGAGCGCAAGGTGTTCACGCATCTCGTCGGCGAGCACGCTCCGGCCCTGAACGACGTGCTGACCCATGGCGGCTTCCGGCGCAGCCAGAACATCGCCTACCGTCCGGCCTGCGAGGACTGCCACGCCTGCACCTCGGTGCGCATTCTCGTGGATCAGTTCAAATGGACGAAATCCTTCCGGCGGGCGCTGAAACTGGGCCGCTCGCTGGTCGGCGAGCAGCTGCCGGCCGCGCCCTCGGGTGAGCAGTACGATCTGTTCCGGCTCTATCTCGACGCCCGCCACGCGGCCGGCGGCATGGCCGACATGGGGCTTCTCGACTATGCGCTGATGATCGAGGACACCCACGTGAACACGATCGTGGTGGAATATCGCGAGCGGCTGGAAGGCTCCGGCCTGGACCGGGCCCGGTCGGGCAAACTCGTCGCCGCGGCGCTGACCGACGTGCTCTCCGACGGGCTGTCGATGGTCTATTCGTTCTTCGATCCCGATTTCACAAAGATGTCGATCGGCACCTTCCTGATCCTCGACCATATCGAGCGCGCCCGCCGCATGGGCCTGCCGTATGTCTATCTCGGCTATTGGGTCAGCGGCTCGCGCAAGATGGACTACAAGACCCGCTTCCAGCCGCAGGAATATCTCGGCAGCCAGGGCTGGACGCGGTTCGACTAG
- a CDS encoding SLC13 family permease → MTVVGLQMALTFIVIAGTIVLYAMERFRIEAVALGSVVALILIFTILPLQTPTGPLGPTQFLAGFANPALITVMALLTIGQALFQTDALDKPAQLLMRMFRGSRIGATTPLLLVVGAISAFLNNTPVVVMFLPVLVALASAQGTSATKVLMPLSFITILGGMTTLIGSSTNLLVADVARRSTDVTLKFFTFTPLGTVLALIGVVYIVFVMPRLLKPRRTMADELQTGAGGKQFIAQIAISYDHPLVGTTSVAGMFPSLKDMTVRLVQRGEKPFLPPFDNLVLEPGDTVIVAATRSALTRALSGRHAIIGSEGVEQQPSEDKQPASEGAATLAEAVVAPGSRLIGRTTAQASLRAETGCVVLGLQRRSRMPRMAMTDIRLEAGDVLLLAGTRGDIESLRGNHDVLLLDWSAAEVPQRQYAPRALTIFMLVVACAATGVLPIATAALAGAFAMLMMGCLNVRQALRAIDSRIFMLIGASLAAATALEATGGAEAVAEALVNAMEGQSPRVILSALFLLIAVLTNVLSNNATAVLFTPIAAGIAARTGVDPEAFIVCLIFAANSSFATPIGYQTNLIVMGPGHYRFSDFLRAGTPLVLIIWLSFTLLAPWYYSF, encoded by the coding sequence ATGACGGTAGTTGGTCTCCAAATGGCGCTCACGTTCATCGTGATCGCCGGCACCATCGTGCTCTACGCGATGGAGCGGTTCCGGATCGAGGCGGTGGCTCTCGGCTCCGTGGTCGCGCTCATTCTGATTTTCACGATCCTGCCGCTCCAGACCCCCACAGGCCCGCTCGGTCCCACCCAGTTCCTTGCCGGTTTCGCCAATCCCGCGCTGATCACCGTGATGGCGCTCTTGACCATCGGCCAGGCGCTGTTCCAGACGGATGCGCTGGACAAGCCCGCGCAGCTGCTGATGCGGATGTTCCGCGGCAGCCGCATCGGCGCGACAACACCGCTGTTGCTGGTCGTCGGAGCCATCAGCGCGTTTCTCAACAACACGCCTGTGGTGGTGATGTTCCTGCCCGTTCTGGTGGCGCTTGCGAGCGCTCAGGGAACATCGGCGACCAAGGTGCTGATGCCGCTGTCGTTCATCACGATCCTGGGCGGCATGACGACGCTGATCGGCTCGTCCACCAACCTGCTGGTGGCCGATGTCGCCCGGCGCAGCACCGACGTCACGCTGAAATTCTTCACCTTCACGCCGCTGGGGACGGTGCTGGCGCTGATCGGCGTTGTCTACATCGTCTTCGTCATGCCGCGTCTGTTGAAGCCGCGGCGCACGATGGCGGACGAGTTGCAGACAGGCGCGGGCGGCAAGCAGTTCATCGCGCAGATCGCCATCAGCTACGACCATCCGCTGGTGGGAACGACGTCGGTCGCCGGCATGTTCCCCAGCCTGAAGGACATGACCGTCCGTCTGGTGCAACGTGGCGAGAAACCCTTCCTGCCGCCCTTCGACAACCTCGTGCTGGAGCCCGGCGACACGGTGATCGTCGCCGCCACCCGCTCGGCGCTGACACGGGCGCTGTCGGGACGGCACGCGATCATCGGCTCGGAGGGCGTGGAGCAGCAGCCCAGCGAGGACAAGCAGCCGGCAAGCGAGGGCGCGGCGACCCTGGCGGAGGCCGTGGTGGCGCCCGGCTCGCGGCTGATCGGCCGCACCACGGCGCAGGCGAGCCTGCGGGCGGAAACCGGTTGCGTGGTGCTGGGGCTGCAACGGCGCTCGCGGATGCCGCGCATGGCCATGACCGACATCCGACTCGAGGCCGGCGACGTGCTGCTGCTCGCGGGAACGCGCGGCGACATTGAATCGCTGCGCGGCAACCACGACGTGCTGCTGCTCGACTGGTCGGCGGCCGAGGTGCCGCAACGCCAGTATGCGCCGCGGGCGCTGACGATCTTCATGCTGGTGGTGGCCTGCGCGGCAACCGGTGTGCTGCCAATCGCCACAGCGGCGCTGGCGGGCGCCTTCGCGATGCTGATGATGGGCTGCCTGAACGTGCGCCAGGCGCTGCGCGCCATCGACAGCCGCATCTTCATGCTGATCGGCGCCTCGCTGGCCGCCGCCACGGCGCTCGAGGCCACCGGCGGAGCGGAGGCCGTGGCGGAGGCGCTTGTCAACGCCATGGAGGGACAGTCGCCCCGGGTCATCCTGTCGGCGCTGTTCCTGCTGATCGCGGTGCTGACCAACGTGCTGTCGAACAACGCCACCGCCGTGCTGTTCACGCCGATCGCCGCCGGCATCGCCGCGCGCACCGGCGTCGATCCGGAGGCCTTCATCGTCTGCCTGATCTTTGCCGCCAACAGTTCCTTCGCGACCCCGATCGGCTATCAGACCAACCTGATCGTCATGGGACCGGGGCATTACCGCTTCAGCGATTTCCTGCGCGCCGGCACGCCGCTGGTGCTGATTATCTGGCTCTCTTTCACATTGCTCGCGCCGTGGTACTATTCCTTCTGA